A window of Variovorax sp. HW608 genomic DNA:
ACTTCGCGCTGCTGGGGGAGCCGCACGAAGGCGTGCTCGACGCGCTCTGGGATCGGCTCGCGCAGCTCGACATGTTCGTGCAGGTGCAGGTGCGCGACGACCAGATGGTGCGCCTCGGCGCGCGGCTGCGCGGTTGCGGCGCGCGCATCCTGGTGGACCATCACGGCCGTCCCGACCTTCGGGCCGGCGTCGGCGGCGCGGGCTTCCAGGCCCTGCTCGCGCTCGCGGAAAGCTCGCGCTGCTACGTCAAGCTCTCGGGGTACGACAAGTTCTCGCTCCTGCCTTTCCCCTTCGACGACGCGATGCCGTTCAGCCAGGCGCTGCTGGCGCAGTTCGGCGCCGAGCACTGCCTGTGGGCCTCGGACTGGCCCCATCTGCGCGCGGTGCGCCGCCTGGACTACGGCCCCTTGCTCGCGCTTTTCATGAAGCTCGTCCCCGACGAGGCGGCGCGCGCATCCATCCTGTACCACACGCCCCGACGCCTCTTCGGGTTCGACGGCGGCTGAGTCATCTGGGCACGGCGATTGCCGGGACTGACGACCCAGCCTTTCCTCGCACGACGCCCCATGAAAAAGCACCCGACACAAACCGGCCGGGCCGCCGCCTGCTACGAGCTGCTCGACCTGCTCTCGCACCGCCAGCTGCCCGTGGTGTGCGAGACCCAGGAGGACATCCACAAGATCCTCGCGCTTCGCAGCGCCTCGCTGCTGGAGGCCGAGGCCGATCCGATCGTCCTGCTGCAAAGCGGCGAGCGCCGGATCGAGCGCATCGTGGTCACGGGCATCACCGCCGAGGGGCGTGCCGCCTGCCTCGCCTACAACGCCATGGCGGTTCCCGCCTGGCGGCGTTGAAGCATATTGAACCGGCGGCGGCAGTCGTTGCGGCAAGCGTTGCCGCACGGCTGTCGCCGCGCGTATCCCGCTTGTCAGCTTTGCCCGGCCGCCTCGCGCGCAAGGCGGTTCATGCGGCTCTTCTGCCCGGCCGCGCGCGCTTCCGCAGGGGTGAATTCGTGTGCAGTGCCTTTCTCGTGCGCCGCGCGCCCGCCTTCGCGGGCGATGTCGCGCTGCCGCGCCGGATCCATTCCTGCGAAGCCGCGTCCGCGCGGTGACATGGTTTGGCTGGCATCGTGGCCGTCTTTGAGCGTCATGCTGTACTCCTGGTTGACTCGGTCGAGGTGGCGGGGCGAACCCCGTCTCATGCACGGCAAAGGACGTGCCCACTGCAGAGCGCCCGAAGCGACGACGCCGGACCGCTGCCGGCGCCGGTTCGCCGTGGCAAGAATTGCCGGATGGGTGGAAGGAACTGCGGCAGCTTCTACACGCGACGCCGCCTCAGGCATCCTCGTGCCGCTCGTCGATCAGCGTGCGTGCCTTCGCCGCCAGCGCCCGGATCGCGCTGACGCCGTCGTCGTGGCGGCCCGAGAGCATCAGCCGGCATCGAAACGCCGACCGGTCGTGGAGATCCGCATGTCCGCTCACGATCCCGTCGGCATTCGACGGTTCCAGCTCGATCGTGACTCTCCAGCCTCTGTACTGAAACGTGTGCGACCCACTGTCGGCGCTGCATTCCTCCGGCCCCGTGTCGCCGGCCAAATTGGGGCTTGTCATTCCATCTCCTGCATTCATGGGCCCCGGTTGACCGGAGGGCCCAATGTGAAGTACAGGCAAATGCCATGCCCGGCGCGAGGCCGGGTTTCATTGGCTTACACCATTGGTGTGCCGATGCGCGCCGGCTCCCTCATTCCGGACGAACGCCCTCGAAGGCCCGCTGCAGCAACGCGCGGATCTCGGCGCGCTGGGCCGGTCCGATGGGACGCGGATTCCAGTACGGATTGCTGGCGGCGATCTCGGCTGCGCGGTCGAGGTCGTCCGCCCGCATGCCGATGTCGCGCAGCGCCACCGGCGCGCCGTTGGCGCGCGCGAGGTCGAACAGGCCCGCGGCCGCGCTCGACTTTCCTTGAACGCCGAGCGCGCGCCCGATCCGCTGCATGGCCTGCGGGGCCGCTTCGGCGTTGAAGGCGATGGCGTGCGGCAGGACCACGGTGTGCACTTCCGCATGCGGCAGGTTGAAGCTGCCACCCAGCGTGTGGCAGAGCTTGTGGTGCAAGGCCATGCCGACGTTGCCCAGCACGGTGCCGCAAAGCCAGGCGCCGTAAAGCGCATCGCTTCGTCCATCCAGATCGCGCGGCTGCTGTCGCACGACGGGGAGCGCCTGCGCCAGTGCCCGGATGCCTTCTTCCGCCATCAGATCCATGATCGGATTGCTGTCCTGCGCATAGAGGCCCTCGGCGGCATGCGCGATGGCATTCATGCCGCTGGTGACGCTCAGCGCTACAGGCAGGCTCGCGGTCAGCGCCGGGTCGTAGATCACGGTGCGCGGCAGCACCCGCGGATCGCGGCCCGTTTTCTTGAGGCCCGCTTCGGTGATGCCGTAGATCGGCGTCATCTCGCTGCCGGCGTAGGTGGTCGGCACGGCCAGCACGGGCAAGCCGGACTCCAGCGCAATGGCCTTGCCCAGGCCCACGGTCGAGCCGCCGCCGATGGCGATGGCGCAATCGGCGTTGAGCCGCCGGGCTTCCTCGCGCGCCTCGCGAGCGGTCTCGATCGGCACGTGCATCACGGCACGCGCAAAGACGCCCGCGGCACGTGCACCGAGGCGATCGGCCACCATCGTGGCCTGGGCCGCCTGGTCCGGCGTCGAAAGGACCAGCGCGCGCCTCGACCCCAGCAGATCGATTTCGCGTTCGAGATGGGCGAGCGAGCCGGCACCGAACACCACGCGCGTTGGCTGGCCGGCGTGGATAAAGTCACGCACGTTCTTCTTTCCTTTCTGCGATGGAGACCCGCCTCACGCGGGATAGTCCACCTGGTAGCGGGCGATCCGCAGGTCGCCCAGTTCCTGCCGCACGCGCGTGTGCTCGGGGTGCGTTGCATAGGCGCTGAGCGCGGCCTGCGATTCGAATTCGCTGTACAGCACCACGTCGCATGCATAGTCGACGCGGCTCGTGTCGACGCCGATCTCGAGCTTCAGCAGGCCGGGGATGCGGCCTCGCAGCGTCTCGAAGCAGCGCTTGAGCGTCGCAATGTTGGCGGCCTTTTCGTCGTCGCTTTCACCGCGGACGTTCCACATCACGATGTGCCGGATCATCGGGCGACCGATTCGGTGGCGGGCTTCAGCACGAAGTCGTATTCGAGCAGATAGCTGCCATCGGGCTGCCGCTGCCAATCGCACACCAGCGACTGGCGCACGCCGAAGACGGCATCCGAGTCGAGGTAGTCGCTCTCGTTGCGGAACACATGGGTGATCAGCGTCTCGTAGCCCGGCGCGCTGACCATGAAATGCAGATGCGCGGGGCGCCAGGGGTGGCGCCCGGTCGCCTCGAGCATCGCGCCCACGGGGCCGTCGTGCGGGATGGCGTACGGCACCGCGACGATCGAACGGAAGTGGAAGCGCCCCTCGTCGTCGGCGGTCAGGATGCCGCGGGCCTGCGCCTGCGCGAGGCCTTCGTGCTGCACGTCGTACAAGCCGTCCTCGTCGGACTGCCAGACGTCGAGTTCGGCGCCCGGCACGGGTTCGCCGTCGATGCCGCGCACGGTTCCCTGCACCAGGCAAGGGGTACCCTTGGCGCCATTGGCGATGTCGGCGCCGAGTTCGTAGCGCGGCGCACCCGCGACGTGAAAGGGCCCGAATACCGTGGCTTCCGTGCAGCCGGCGGGCTTGTCGTTGTTCATCGCCACCGTCAGCATGGACAGGCCCAGCACATCCGACAGCAGGATGAACTCCTGCCGCTTGTCGTCGGTGATGTGGGCGCAGCCGGTCAGGAACTCGATGCCCTTGAACCACTCCGCCTCGGTCAGCCGCACCTCGCGCGCGAAGGCGTGCAGGTGCTGGACCAGGCTGGTCATGATTTCCTTCAGCCGCGGGTCCGTCGTGCCGGCAAAGCTGGCGATGACCGCCTGGGTGATGTTGTCCTGATTCAGGTTGCGCATGGTCGGATCCCGAATTCAGCGTTCCAGCGCGCCGCCGGCGAGCCAGGCGGCGCCGCGACGGTACAGGTCCTGGACGGCGTCGCCCTTGAGCATCGGCATATCCATCTTGACCGTATAGCCGATGCGCTTCTGGATCAACGCGAGGTGGCGATAGCCTTCGGGCATCCGGGCCAGCGCGACCTGGTCCAGCGTCACGGTCGCGGCCGGGTCGACCGGGTCGATGCGGTCCTTCTCGTAGATCGGCTGGCGATGCAGCAGCTTCCATTCCCCTTCGTGGCGCACCACGAAGTCATAGAAGCGACCGGTGCAGACGACGTCGCACAGCACGCCGTCGACCTCGCCACGCTGCGAGATCGTCATCTTGGTCTGCGCGATGGCGCGCTCACCCTCGATGTCGATCGCCGAGCCGCCGAGGAAGTGAAGAATGCTGACGCCCTTCGCCCAACCTTCCTTCGTGACGCGGATGAAGTCTGCAAAGGGGCCCTGGAACCAGGTCGCCATCATCACGCCTTCGGGATGCCAGACGGTGGCGAAGCGCTCCCAGTCGCCGGCGTCGCGCCAGACGGCCCAGCGCTCGATCATCCGGCGGATTTCGAGTTCGTTCTTCAGCTTGTCGTTCATGTCGTCTCCTGGAGGAATTCGGTTGCGAACGCCACTTTAGTTTTTCAAAACCGATAGATAAACTTCCCCGATCGGAAATTTGATTTCCGAATTTTGGAAAGATGGATCGTTTCACCGAGCTCGAGCTCTTCATCCAGGTCGCCGAATGCGGAAGCATTGGCCGCGCAGCGGAACTGCTCGGCCTGTCCAATCCGGCGGCGAGCCGGCATCTGAGCGCGCTCGAAAACCGCCTCAAGACCCGGCTGGTCGAGCGCAATACGCGGCGGCTGTACCTGACCGCGGAGGGGCAGGCGTTCTATGAGCGCGCCCGCGCGGCGATGGCCGAACTGCAGGATGCAGAGGCGGTGCTGCAGACCCAGAACCTCAATCCCTCGGGAGTGCTCCGGGTCAGCGCCTCGCTGTCGTTCGCGCTGCACCAGATCGCTCCGCGCCTGCGGCGCTACCACGCGCTCTATCCCAACGTCACGGTGCACCTGGAAGCGGCCAATCGCTACATGGACATGATCGACAGCGGCATCGACGTCGCCATCCGCACGCGGGAGTTCGAGTCCGACAGCAACATCACCATTCGCCGTCTGGCGAGCACGCGGCGCGTGCTGTGCGCCTCGCCGGGCTACCTGGCTGCGTACGGCGTTCCCCAGGTGCCGCAGGATCTGACGCAGCACGACTTCCTGCTCTACGTGCTGGCGAACAAATGGCAGGAGCTCAAGCTCACGCTGCGACAGCAGACCCAGGTCATCCAGGTGCGGGGGATCTTCGAATCCAACGACGGACAGATCCTGCGCGCCGCCGCGCTGGACGGCATGGGCATCCTCGTGCAGCCCAGCTACATCGTCTATGACGACATCGTGGCGGGACGGCTGGTGCCGGTGCTGAACGAGTGGGACCTGCCGCGCCTGCAGATCAACATCGCCTACCCCAGCCGCAAGCACCTGCCCACCAAGGTCCGATCGTTCATCGACTTCATGGTCGACGAGTTCGAGCGCAACGAGTACGAGCGCAAGTGGACGAGCTACATGGGGTTGCGCGCTACCTCGGCGAAGCCGTAGCAGGCGGCGCCTGCGCTCGCGAGAGGGCTCGACGGTGCGGTAACGGCGCCTTGCTCCTACAGCCCGGTCAGTGGCGTCGCACATGGTTGACGCGGGGCGCGCCGCATCGTCGTTGCGATCAGAAGCCTCGGCGGGCGGCATCCCGGCGCTGCCGGAACTGGCGTCCGGGTTGCCGCCGCGCTTCGGGGATTTCGGAAGCGCATAATCGCTGCCTTCATAGAGAGGCACGATGAGCGAACAGGCGCCCGTGCAGCGCCGCGCCAGCGACGTGCCGGTTCTCGTGGCGGACGACAACGAGGACGCGGGCTGGGGCGTGGCCAAGCTGCTCGAGATCATGGGCTACCGGACCGTGACCGCCGGCGGTGGCCGGCGAGCGCTGCAACTGGCGGCGGAACTCCAGCCGGCCGTGGTTCTGCTGGATGTGGGCATGCCCGACATGGACGGTCACGAAGTGGCCAGGCGCCTGCGCGCGATGGACGGCGGCGCGGACCTGATCCTGCTGGCGATGACCGGCTGGGGGCAGGAAAGCGACGTGCGCCGCTCGCTCGAAGCGGGCTTCGACGCGCACCTGACCAAGCCGATCGATCCGGAGCAGGTCGTCCAGCTGATCGAGGAGCAGCTCGCGCTGCGCCGGGGCGACGCCCCGTCGGAGTCCTGAGTTCTCAGCGCGGGCTGGTCGGCGTCCCGCCCAGCGACAGCATGCCGACCAGCCGTCGCGCGCGATCCACCACCGGAATCCTGCGCGGCAGGCGGCCGTCCATGCTCTGCAGCACCTCGTCGTACGGCTGGTCTTCGTAGCACCAGAAGGGATTCGCCGACATGAGATAGCCGACGGGGGTGCTCGATGGCGGCAAGCCGCGCGCGACGGTGAGCACCGCAATGTCCCGCGCGGTGACCACGCCCAGGAGCCTTCCATCCTCGCAGACCGGCACGAAGGCCAGGCCCCACTCATCCATGGCCCTGGCGGCCACTTCTGCCGACGCATGCGGCGATACCGCCCGAACCGCCCGGCTCATGACCTCGGAAACCATCGTCATCGGCGCACTCCAGTCCGCGATCGCACATGCTGCTGCGCATGTCCTCCGCCCGAAGGCCGGCAAACCGTGTGCCCGCTGCGCTCAGAGCTTGTATTCCTTGAGCCGGTTGTAGAGCGTCTTCATGCTGATGCCGAGCAGCGCAGCAGTGCGCTCCTTGTGCTGGCCGCAGTATTCGAAGGTCGCGAGGATGAGCTGGCGCTCCACCTCGGAAAGCGGCGTCCCGATGCGGATGTCGAGGTGCGGGCCGCCGCTTTCGCCGCCTTGCACGGCCTGGGATGGCGCGGCGACCGTGGCGGCCGGGGGCGATCCGGCAGGCATGCGGGGCAGCCATTCGGCGTCGATCTGCGCGCCATGGGCCATGACCCAGGCCCGCTGCAGCGCATTGCGCAGTTCGCGCACGTTGCCCGGCCAGGGGTAGGCCTGAAGATGCCGGATGGCCTCGGGCGTGAGCCGCTTCGAGGTCTGTTCCTCGCGCCCCATCTCCTCGAGGAAGTGCTCCGCCAGAAGCGGGATGTCGCTCGCGCGCTCGCGCAGCGGCGGCAGCGCGAGCGGGAACACGTTCAGGCGGTACAGCAGGTCCTCGCGCAGCGCGCCGCGCATCACCGCGTCCGCCGGATCGCGGTTGGTGGCGGCGATGATGCGGGTATCGGTCTGCTGCAGCTGGGTGGAGCCCACGCGCATGAAGGTCCCGTTCTCGAGCACCCGCAGCAGCTTCACCTGCAGGTTGAGCGGCATCTCCGTCACCTCGTCGAGGAAGAGGGTGCCGCCATGCGCGCGCTCGAAGAAGCCCTGGTGCTGGCGTTCCGCGCCGGTGAAGCTGCCGCGCTCGTGCCCGAAGATCTCGCTTTCGATGAGGTGCGGCGAGATCGCGCCGCAGTTGATCGCGAGGAAGGGCTGCTCGCGGCGCCGGCTGAGCTCGTGCACCGAGCGGGCGACCAGTTCCTTGCCCGTGCCGCTCTCGCCCTGGATGAAGACGGTGACCGGGGTGGCGGCGACGCGCGCGATCTGCCGGTACACGCTCTGCATCGAATCCGAGGCGCCGATCAGCGGACCGAAGCAGCCGGTCTCGCGCCATTGCTCGGTCATGTGGGTGATTTCGGCCTGGAGCTTGGAGGGCCGGATGAGCCGCGACAGCAGGCTCTTGAGGTGCTGGGGATTGATCGGCTTGACCAGATAGTCGGCGGCCCCGAGCCGCAGCGCCTGGATGGAAGTCTCCAGGCTGGCCTGCCCGGTCATGAGGACCACCTCGGTGTCCGAGATCAGATCCGCGTTCTCGAAGAGTTCCAGCCCGTTGCCGTCGGGCAGGTGCAGGTCGAGCAGCAGCACGTCCGGCGGCTGCATCGCGAGAAAGCGCCGGGCCGAAGTCAACGACGACGCGGTGGCCGCGGAATGGCCTTCGCGCTTGACGAGCGACGCGAGCATCTGGCCCGAGTCCTCGTCGTCTTCAACGATCAGCGCATGTCCCAAGGTCGACCCCTCGTTCCGTGTCCGGCGCACTTGATCCTTCGACGGCGCCGAATCTTTCGACATTGCCGTCCTTCGCCAGCGTGCGCAAGACGGCTAGTCGGGGTATCTCTGTGCGAGTCCGCGCAATTCCTCTGTCAGCGCCGTCATACGCGCGAGCTGGCGAGCGATCACCCGCCGCGCCTCGGCCTGCAGATCCTCATCATCGGTCGCCGATTGGAGAATTTCCAGTGCGGCGCGCGCCGCGCCGATGGGGGTGCGCAGCTCGTGGTCCAGTCGAAGCAACTCGCGGGATTGGACGGCCAGTCTCTCGCGCAGGCGTCCGGCCTCTTCGGCGTCGTTCGCGCTCACTTGTGCCGCAGGCGTGCGTTTTCGCAGGGCTCGACTTGCCCAGTACGTGGCCGATAACAGCCCGAGGGCGGCCAAGCCCTGCCGGACGCGCAAGTTTTGCCGCAACACCTTCCGCATGGTTCCCTCTTCTCGCTTTTTATTGAAAACCAAGGTATTAGTTTATCGCTATGATGAGCTGGCACAACAGTTGCGCTGACCGCTCATGCCAGCCCTCGGACAGCACATCCGTCCCGCCCAGCTCACGGCTTTTTCGCCCCGGCTGCAGCAGGCCGTGCGCCTGCTGCACCTGTCGTCGCTGGACTATGCGCAGGCGCTGCAGGAAGCGGCAGAGGACAACCCGTTCCTCGATTTCGAGGACGCCACGCCCGCCGCGACCGATGCCATCGAGGCGCCCGAAGCCGCCGGGCCGGATCCGAACGAGTCGCGCGACTTCATCGACCGCCTCGGTCCTGCCGCGCGCGGTGCCGTGCTGTCGCACGAGGAGAGCGCGGACGCCCTGCAGCGCCTGCCGGTGGCCGCATCGCTGCGGCAGCACCTGCATGCGCAACTGGGCGTCCTGCGGCTCGGCGAGCGCGAACGCATGCTCGCCGCGGCGGTGGTCGAGTCACTGGACGACGACGGCTATCTGCGCATCTCGCTGGACGACATCGCCGCGGTCGTGCGGGAGGACGGCGAGGATGCCGCGGAGCTCGACGCCGACCTCTTCGGCGCGTTGCGGCGGGTGCAGGCGCTCGATCCGCCGGGCGTGGGCGCGCGCAGTGTCTCGGAGTGCCTGCTGCTGCAGTTGCCGCGCATCGCGGACCCGATCCTGCGCGACACGGTGCGTCGCATCGCGTCCGGCCATCTCGAGTTGCTCGCGAGACACCATCTCAAGCGCCTCGCGGACGCGCTCGGCGAGCCGCTCGTGCGCGTCCGCGAGGCAGGCGAGTGCATCCGCCGGCTCGATGCGCGCCCGGGCTGGAAGTACGACGCCACGCCGACGCCTTTCGTCACCCCCGACGTGTTCGTGCGCAAGAGGCGCGGCGTGTGGACCGCGGTGCTCAACGAGTCCGCCATGCCGCGCCTGAACCTGAACCAGGACTACGCGCGCCTCTTCGAGCGGCAGGCGTGCGAGCGCAACCCTGCGCTGGCGGGCTGCCTCGAACGCGCGCGCTGGACCGTGCAGAACCTCGCGCAGCGGGCGGCGACCATCCACGACGTCGCGCAGGCCATCGTGGCGAAGCAGAAGCTCTTTCTCGACTATGGCCCGCTGGCGATGAAGCCGCTGACCCTGCGCGCCGTCGCGGATGCGGTGGGCGTGCATCCGTCCACCGTGTCGCGCACCGTCCACCACAAGTACATCGCGACGCCGTCGGGCGTGTTCGAACTCAAGTACTTCTTCTCGCGCGGGCTGGCGCACCGAAGCGGCCGCGCGACCGCGCCGACCGCGATCAAGGAGCTGCTGCGCGAGCTCATCTCGTCGGAGCAGGACGGCGCACCGCTCAGCGATGCGACGCTCGCGCGCATGCTCGGCGAGCAGGGCTTCAGCGTGGCGCGGCGCACGGTCACGAAGTACCGGCAGGCGATGAACATCGAGCCGGTGGACTGGCGCCGGCGCTGAAGGCCCGGCCGACGCGCGTCAGTGCGCCTGTTCGCCCGTCACGCTGATTTCCACGCGGCGGTTCGGCTCCAGGCAGGCGATGAGGTCGGTGCGCCGCCGGGCCTTGCCCTGCGCCTTGCAATCGGCTTCGGTGACCTTGAAGTTCGTCGCGCCGCGTCCCTCGGTCTGGATCACGTTGGGCGGCACGCCCACCCGCACCATCTCGTCGCGGACCGCGTTCGCCCGTGCCACGGACAGGCGCTGGTTGTGTTCGGCGCTGCCGAGCGGGTCGGTGTAGCCGACGATCACGATCGAGGTGGGCCGCACGTTCGTGGTCTTGAGTTCCTCGACCAGGCCGTCGACGCGGCTGCGGCCGCTGGGCGTCAGTTCCGCCTTGTCGAAGAAGAACGTGCCGGTGGACGAGAGTTCGAAGTTGCGCACCGGCGGGGGTGGTGGTGGCGGCGGCGGCGGCATGGCCGCAGGCATTGACGGCGGGGCCGCCTGCGCGACCACTGGCGGGGCGCCGAGCGGGATCTGCAGGCCCACGGTGAACAGCCATTCGTTCAGGTGCCCGTGGTCGACCGCGAACCTGGCCCGGTTGTCGTCGTAGCGGTAGCGCAGGTCGGCCACCAGCCGGCCCCACGAGGAGAACGGCCAGACGACGCCGGCGCCGAGGTTCGCCATGAAGCTCGTCTTGCTCTCGCTGCCCGGGACAAACGGCCGGTCCAACTTGTCGCGGATGGCGCCGATGCCGCCCACCAGATAGGGCTGTACGCTGTTCGACTGCCAGAGTCGATAGCCCTGGCGACCCATGAAGAACCACTGCGCGTCGAGCGAGGCGCTCCAGTTCTTGTACTTGCCCGGGCCGAGGCGATCCTGGTCGAGTTCCTCGTACTGGGGCCGCAATTCGATGTTCCAGCTCGGACTGATCGGCTTGCCGATCGCCACGCCGCCGCCCCAGCCGTTCTTGGCGATGCGCCCGTTGTCCGGATGGACATAGGTGCCGAAGGGCGTGACGTACCAGCGGTTGTCGAAGTACGAGTCGGAGACGGAGGACTGCGCAAGGCAGACGGTGGATGGGATGGCAAGCACACAGCAAGCTGCAAAGGTGCGTCGATCGATCATGAAAGCCTCACCTGTCAGAGTTGACGAGAGCCTGAGCCGAAGCCCCAGCGGGGAAGCCAAAAATAGTTGCGCCCAAGCCTGCCGGTTCGCGCAAACGCAACCGGATGTTCGGCTTTCCAGCAACCGCGGCCACCTGCGGTTTCAAATCTTTCAGAGATGAACGAGGCTGAGTCGCGCCTTGGCAACGCCCTTAAGGGAGGGCTGCTCGCTATCGCACGACTTCGTTGCCGATGCCCTCGGCCGAGGGGATCGACAACGGCATGACTTCGACCTGCGCCACGCCCTCCGCTCGCGAAATGCCGAGCTCGCGGGCCGTGGCCGGTGAGAGGTCGACGATGCGTCCCTTGACGTAGGGACCCCGGTCCTTGATGGTGACCAGCGCGCTGCGGCCGGTCTCCAGGTTGGTCACGCGGGCCACGGTGCCGAGCGGCAGCGTCTTGCTGGCGGCGTTGTCATTGCGAGGGTCCATGCGGGTGCCGTCCGCCATCTTTCGTCCCGCGAACCTGTCGGCATAGAAGGATGCCTTTCCGACCTGCCTGTGGCCGCTGCGATCGAGGCCGGGCGTCGCAGCGGAAGCGGCCTTCGCAGGGGGCGGCACCGTCGCGGTGGGCCGCGGCGAGGCCTGGGCTCCCGGCCCGGGTGCGATGGCGCAGCCCGAAACCGCGCACGCGATGCAGACGGCGATCACCGTCGCGCACCTGAAAGGCGTGGGCCTCGGCATGGCGGCCAGCCTCGTCAGGATCAGCTATTGCGCTTGAAGAACTGCACCTCGCGCTCGTGCTGCTCGGCCTGCGCGCGCGTGTCGAAGGTGCCGAGGTTGCGGCGTCGGCCGGTCTTGGGATCGACCTTGCGTGAATACAGGCGGTATTGGCCGGATGCCAGCTTGCGGATCATGGCGGCGACTCCTTGCTTGCGAACATGGGGATGCGGCCAGCCTTGGCGGTTTGCCGCGCGCCGGGTGTCGGACGCTGC
This region includes:
- a CDS encoding OmpA family protein; this translates as MIDRRTFAACCVLAIPSTVCLAQSSVSDSYFDNRWYVTPFGTYVHPDNGRIAKNGWGGGVAIGKPISPSWNIELRPQYEELDQDRLGPGKYKNWSASLDAQWFFMGRQGYRLWQSNSVQPYLVGGIGAIRDKLDRPFVPGSESKTSFMANLGAGVVWPFSSWGRLVADLRYRYDDNRARFAVDHGHLNEWLFTVGLQIPLGAPPVVAQAAPPSMPAAMPPPPPPPPPPVRNFELSSTGTFFFDKAELTPSGRSRVDGLVEELKTTNVRPTSIVIVGYTDPLGSAEHNQRLSVARANAVRDEMVRVGVPPNVIQTEGRGATNFKVTEADCKAQGKARRRTDLIACLEPNRRVEISVTGEQAH
- a CDS encoding septal ring lytic transglycosylase RlpA family protein, which translates into the protein MPRPTPFRCATVIAVCIACAVSGCAIAPGPGAQASPRPTATVPPPAKAASAATPGLDRSGHRQVGKASFYADRFAGRKMADGTRMDPRNDNAASKTLPLGTVARVTNLETGRSALVTIKDRGPYVKGRIVDLSPATARELGISRAEGVAQVEVMPLSIPSAEGIGNEVVR